The following proteins come from a genomic window of Alphaproteobacteria bacterium:
- the dnaG gene encoding DNA primase, whose protein sequence is MSILDEILSKIRLSAIIGKDVKLKLNGHEYLGCCPFHKEKTPSFRVNDKKGLYYCFGCQVKGNAFTYLNQKMSKKDTIETLAKMAGVKLEPLKQQAPIIKSQIELYRRACDLFKQSLTRDVLSYLNQRGITKKSIEIYELGYCPQGDELFNALSPEFPQDMLNKSELFTGKKCRFRGRLMFPIKNYRGHVIAFGGRILDGSSNAKYINSKETEIFKKSEVLYGFHEADKKKKFIITEGYLDVIKVQQAGEFSAVAPLGTSFSKAQAEQIWTYDERPFVCFDGDQAGKTAAYRLIERMTPFLTAEKSFAFLDLPQGEDADSFAKDLSTLKPISFADKLFEKICLKKQLTSPEDQAFIKEEIIRITKTQQNQALSNAFRQYLLNKLWEASKHKSKTSKDKNHKIPTLPKAQYREILAGVLLATLVKYPELLEDIQDYLGRLEFENPGFEALKYKLLERYFDETVTINTDALNIKKLTAYAPFLDKPKEEKIKDIWIDIYTQYLNHTPQKSQSWEEIQASKKSLIVDQSD, encoded by the coding sequence ATGAGTATTCTAGACGAAATTTTAAGCAAGATTCGGCTTTCAGCAATCATCGGAAAGGATGTAAAGCTGAAGCTTAATGGTCATGAATATCTTGGTTGCTGTCCATTTCATAAAGAAAAAACACCCTCATTTCGCGTGAATGATAAAAAAGGCTTGTATTACTGCTTTGGCTGTCAAGTAAAAGGAAATGCTTTTACATACCTTAACCAAAAAATGTCGAAAAAAGACACCATAGAAACGTTGGCAAAAATGGCAGGTGTAAAACTTGAACCATTAAAACAACAAGCGCCCATTATTAAATCTCAGATTGAGCTTTATAGAAGAGCCTGTGATTTGTTTAAACAAAGTCTCACACGAGATGTGTTGAGCTACCTCAATCAACGAGGTATTACAAAAAAATCTATTGAGATATACGAACTTGGATATTGCCCCCAAGGCGATGAGTTATTTAATGCACTTTCTCCGGAATTTCCACAAGATATGCTGAATAAATCTGAGCTATTTACCGGTAAAAAATGTCGCTTTAGAGGGCGACTTATGTTTCCAATTAAAAACTACAGAGGTCACGTTATTGCATTTGGTGGACGTATTTTAGATGGCTCATCAAATGCTAAATACATTAACTCCAAAGAAACAGAAATTTTCAAAAAAAGTGAAGTGCTGTATGGATTTCATGAAGCAGATAAAAAGAAAAAATTCATCATCACAGAAGGTTATCTTGACGTTATCAAGGTTCAGCAAGCTGGAGAATTTAGTGCTGTTGCACCCTTAGGAACAAGCTTTTCTAAAGCGCAAGCGGAGCAAATTTGGACTTATGATGAGCGCCCTTTTGTTTGTTTCGATGGGGATCAAGCAGGTAAAACAGCAGCATATCGTTTAATTGAGCGCATGACACCTTTCTTAACAGCTGAAAAAAGCTTTGCATTTTTAGATTTACCACAAGGCGAGGATGCGGACTCCTTTGCAAAAGATTTATCAACCCTCAAACCTATCTCTTTTGCGGATAAATTGTTTGAAAAAATATGTCTCAAAAAACAACTCACCTCTCCTGAAGATCAGGCGTTTATTAAAGAGGAAATTATTAGAATTACTAAAACTCAACAAAACCAAGCGTTATCAAATGCATTCCGCCAATATCTCTTAAATAAACTATGGGAAGCGTCAAAACATAAAAGCAAAACATCTAAGGATAAAAACCATAAAATTCCCACCCTACCTAAAGCGCAATACAGAGAAATCTTGGCGGGTGTTTTATTAGCGACGCTTGTAAAATATCCAGAGCTTCTTGAGGATATTCAAGATTATCTAGGTCGCCTTGAATTTGAAAACCCTGGCTTTGAAGCTTTAAAATATAAGTTGTTAGAACGATATTTTGATGAAACAGTCACCATAAACACCGATGCTTTAAATATAAAAAAACTCACAGCTTATGCACCTTTTTTAGACAAACCAAAAGAAGAAAAAATAAAAGACATTTGGATAGATATATACACACAATACCTTAATCACACACCTCAAAAATCTCAAAGTTGGGAAGAAATTCAAGCTTCAAAGAAATCTCTTATTGTGGATCAATCTGACTAA
- a CDS encoding PAS domain-containing protein — MTEDSPSISKILYQIHNGKTHIFEYFQLIFQNTPVATYWTDKNSIVQDCNSTLLKVFEKTRPQDLIGKWAFDFVFDEKDAICYINSDQNLISNDSPLLNLTEPIHSSNGECTLWCTTKMPLYDANKNINGIVGFGIPLHLGVTGFANTQLTAFHQSFKNKTNYFIYINKQIIRLTTKQAEILTHLSMGKAFKEIASAMDCSTCTVKYHIEVLKQKLNVYNTSQLIELFWNNPIKWF; from the coding sequence ATGACTGAAGACTCTCCTTCAATTAGCAAAATTCTTTATCAAATTCATAATGGAAAAACACATATTTTTGAGTATTTCCAGCTTATTTTCCAAAACACTCCGGTTGCTACTTATTGGACCGATAAAAATAGCATTGTTCAAGACTGTAATTCGACCTTGCTTAAAGTATTTGAAAAAACTAGACCTCAAGACCTGATAGGAAAGTGGGCTTTTGATTTTGTGTTTGATGAAAAAGATGCGATTTGCTACATAAACTCTGATCAAAATTTAATATCAAATGACTCACCTCTATTAAATTTAACTGAACCAATTCACTCCTCTAATGGGGAATGTACTTTATGGTGCACAACAAAAATGCCTCTTTATGATGCAAACAAGAATATAAATGGAATTGTTGGTTTTGGAATTCCATTACATTTAGGTGTGACGGGTTTTGCTAATACACAGTTAACAGCTTTTCATCAATCCTTCAAAAATAAAACAAATTACTTTATTTATATAAACAAACAGATAATCCGTTTAACCACAAAGCAAGCAGAGATCTTAACGCACTTGTCTATGGGCAAAGCCTTTAAGGAAATTGCAAGCGCTATGGATTGCAGCACATGCACTGTTAAATATCACATTGAAGTTTTAAAACAAAAATTAAATGTCTATAACACTTCACAACTTATAGAGCTCTTCTGGAACAATCCTATTAAGTGGTTTTAA
- a CDS encoding 2,3,4,5-tetrahydropyridine-2,6-dicarboxylate N-succinyltransferase, whose amino-acid sequence MSIIDELQSGQRRAANKTLTGSWKVDTEVKGAILNIFKTSLNVDYPGGFVDKEALKPREFTEKDDVRMVPYGSTVRPGTYIGKHVVIMPPSYINVGAYVDDNTMVDSHVLVGSCAQVGKNVHLSAGVQVGGVLEPIGERPCIIEDNVFVGAGTILTEGVLVRKNAVIAAGVTLTKSIPIFDHIYDTKYYGEVPENAVVVPGSRTLKTGVNIACCVIVKYRDFGTDKAVALEEALR is encoded by the coding sequence ATGTCCATCATTGATGAACTACAATCAGGGCAGCGAAGAGCAGCAAATAAGACATTAACAGGCAGTTGGAAAGTCGACACAGAAGTGAAGGGGGCTATTCTAAATATTTTCAAAACTTCATTGAATGTAGATTATCCAGGGGGGTTTGTTGATAAAGAAGCTCTAAAACCGCGTGAATTCACAGAAAAAGATGATGTGCGTATGGTGCCATATGGTTCAACAGTTCGTCCAGGAACGTACATTGGTAAGCATGTGGTGATTATGCCTCCATCCTACATCAATGTTGGTGCATATGTAGATGACAATACGATGGTCGATAGCCATGTTTTGGTTGGATCTTGTGCCCAAGTAGGTAAAAATGTGCATTTGTCTGCAGGGGTGCAAGTAGGTGGTGTTTTGGAGCCAATTGGTGAGCGTCCATGTATCATTGAAGACAATGTGTTTGTGGGTGCAGGAACAATTTTGACAGAGGGTGTTTTGGTTCGTAAAAATGCTGTAATCGCAGCAGGTGTGACGCTAACGAAAAGTATTCCAATTTTTGATCATATTTATGACACAAAATATTATGGTGAAGTGCCAGAAAATGCTGTTGTAGTTCCAGGTTCTCGTACACTAAAAACAGGCGTGAATATTGCGTGCTGTGTGATTGTGAAATACCGTGATTTTGGAACAGACAAAGCCGTTGCATTAGAAGAAGCTTTGCGGTGA
- the ruvA gene encoding Holliday junction branch migration protein RuvA, translating into MIAKLKGSVDYVGDDFLIIDTGAIGYQVFVSQTTKAQAEDYVTLYTLQMTRQEQPFLVGFLSLQERCVFEMLLNVQGVGMKMALSLMSVMTCDELASAILNQEKRMLTNADGVGNKLAERIILELKNKINSSVIAFNNVAHKNFGAKQDVIETLISLGYNRGEAVVYLKEVEQENPELEKTEDFVRQILKKKVMR; encoded by the coding sequence GTGATTGCAAAACTTAAAGGGTCTGTAGATTACGTAGGTGATGATTTTCTCATTATTGATACAGGCGCCATTGGATACCAAGTTTTTGTATCCCAAACCACAAAAGCGCAAGCGGAAGATTACGTGACCCTATATACCCTGCAAATGACACGACAAGAACAGCCATTTTTGGTTGGGTTTTTGAGCTTGCAAGAGCGTTGCGTATTTGAAATGTTACTCAATGTTCAAGGCGTTGGCATGAAAATGGCCTTGAGTTTAATGTCTGTTATGACGTGTGATGAATTGGCAAGTGCTATTTTAAATCAAGAAAAACGCATGCTGACAAATGCTGATGGCGTTGGGAATAAGTTGGCAGAGCGTATTATTTTAGAGCTCAAGAATAAAATAAATTCTTCTGTAATTGCATTCAATAATGTTGCGCATAAGAATTTTGGTGCAAAACAAGATGTCATTGAAACGCTGATTTCTCTTGGTTATAACAGAGGCGAAGCTGTTGTGTATTTAAAAGAAGTTGAGCAAGAGAATCCTGAGTTAGAAAAAACAGAGGATTTTGTGCGTCAGATTTTGAAGAAGAAAGTGATGCGTTAA
- a CDS encoding DUF2628 domain-containing protein, producing the protein MNNDKDVFHFVKSEPSETLKKPKKSTNYYLKSFKKMQSGQWTFNFAAFCFGMFWLLYRRMYVYALCHFIISMYVPLPFTLMSMAFGFFANRLYFHHLQSKYIDGEKTSGVNHWVIPFTIICIFLMNFQFMHMEERQIDPLSYRNIKL; encoded by the coding sequence ATGAACAATGATAAAGACGTGTTTCATTTCGTAAAATCTGAACCATCAGAAACACTAAAAAAGCCAAAAAAATCTACAAACTATTACCTTAAGAGTTTTAAAAAAATGCAAAGCGGACAATGGACTTTTAATTTTGCGGCATTTTGTTTTGGTATGTTCTGGCTTTTATATCGACGCATGTATGTTTATGCACTGTGTCATTTCATCATTTCCATGTATGTACCCCTGCCCTTTACGTTGATGTCTATGGCATTTGGATTTTTTGCCAATCGTTTGTACTTTCACCACTTACAATCAAAGTATATAGACGGTGAAAAAACCTCGGGTGTAAACCATTGGGTCATTCCATTCACGATTATATGTATCTTCTTGATGAACTTTCAGTTTATGCATATGGAAGAACGGCAGATTGATCCGCTGAGCTATCGGAATATTAAGCTTTAA
- a CDS encoding LysE family transporter, which produces MSIFFQAILIGLAIAMPLDEIYLLCIKRSIDHDMRPSVLIGLGAACADCLFVMLSQMPFFQSIFITHAALIQILAGIFLIGLGVNEVRHVLKYKNKGTCPVDNRALWFYAFCMEMTNPVTIAIILSFYKSIHVVTIFEGLQIVLGVFLSVILWWTFVGFLINYYRRFLSQKFLYFIKLITSIALIIIGIIVTKIA; this is translated from the coding sequence ATGAGTATATTTTTTCAAGCCATTCTAATTGGATTAGCCATTGCTATGCCTTTGGATGAAATATACTTGCTATGTATAAAGCGATCAATCGATCATGATATGCGTCCATCTGTATTAATAGGCTTGGGCGCGGCTTGTGCAGATTGTTTGTTTGTGATGTTGTCTCAAATGCCTTTTTTTCAAAGTATTTTTATTACACACGCTGCACTAATACAGATATTAGCGGGTATTTTTCTTATTGGGCTTGGCGTGAATGAAGTGAGGCATGTATTAAAATATAAAAATAAAGGGACTTGTCCAGTAGATAATCGTGCATTGTGGTTTTATGCATTTTGTATGGAAATGACAAATCCGGTTACAATTGCAATTATTTTAAGTTTTTATAAATCCATCCACGTAGTGACTATATTTGAAGGTTTGCAAATTGTTTTAGGGGTATTTTTATCTGTAATTTTGTGGTGGACTTTTGTTGGGTTTTTAATTAATTACTATCGTAGATTTTTATCTCAAAAATTTTTGTATTTTATTAAGTTAATCACCTCGATTGCTCTCATTATAATTGGTATCATCGTCACGAAGATAGCTTAA
- the nth gene encoding endonuclease III gives MSKVKRNASKIQNIINELEKYNDVPQIELNYINPFTLLIAVLLSAQATDKHVNKVTAPIFEDIKRPQDILELGLENLTKAVSSVNYYKTKAKNIYALSQKLMDEFGGVVPKTREELMTLPGIGRKSANAILNTLYDMPYIAVDTHVFRVTQRLGICKGKTPEVIEQQLEEIIPDQYKTRISDWFVLHGRYICKAQKPNCEECHLREWCDYYTALKTGK, from the coding sequence ATGTCTAAGGTGAAAAGAAATGCCTCAAAGATTCAGAATATTATCAATGAGCTTGAGAAATATAATGATGTACCACAGATTGAGCTCAACTATATAAATCCTTTTACATTATTAATTGCCGTTTTGTTGTCGGCTCAAGCAACAGATAAGCATGTGAATAAAGTGACAGCACCTATATTTGAGGATATTAAACGTCCTCAAGATATTCTGGAGCTTGGATTAGAAAATTTAACAAAGGCTGTGAGTAGTGTTAATTACTACAAAACAAAAGCAAAAAATATTTACGCGTTATCACAAAAACTGATGGATGAATTTGGCGGTGTTGTACCAAAAACGCGTGAGGAACTGATGACACTTCCAGGCATTGGGCGAAAAAGTGCAAATGCGATCTTAAATACACTATATGATATGCCCTATATTGCTGTGGATACACATGTGTTTCGGGTCACACAACGTTTAGGAATTTGTAAAGGTAAAACGCCAGAAGTGATAGAGCAGCAATTAGAGGAGATTATCCCAGATCAATATAAAACACGCATCAGTGACTGGTTTGTTTTGCATGGGCGGTATATTTGCAAAGCGCAAAAACCGAATTGTGAAGAGTGTCACTTGAGGGAGTGGTGTGATTATTATACTGCGTTAAAAACAGGAAAATGA
- a CDS encoding lysine--tRNA ligase: MNDLKSWPFVEARKILERIGHKTPEKGYVLLETGYGPSGLPHIGTFAEVLRTTMVKNAFSQLSDIPVKIFCVSDDMDGFRKVPLNVPNQEMLQKHLNQPLTKVPDPYETYESFAHHNNARLQGFLNHFGFEYEFVSSTAEYQKGTYNETLRQILEHYDDIMKVMLPTLGPDRQKTYSPFLPICPRTGAVLQVKAESVDTEAYTMTYKDPETQELVTVSVLNGACKLQWKIDWPMRWMAFDVDFEMYGKDLIDSVTIGRKICKILKKNPPAGDFVELFLDEDGQKISKSKGKGFTMEDWLKYGPQESLSYYIYQNPKRAKRLFFDVIPRATDEYMSFMIKYQDAPTPDNPVWHVHYTHPPKQTCDLPFTLLLNLVSVSGSDDAEIIWGFVQKNQPHIIRTEFIKRLVKHAIAYYKDFVHKDYRAPTSQEKEALKDLIGELQNINEGTDAKDIQHIVFEVGKRNGFTDLKAWFGSLYEILLGQKEGPRMGSFIALYGLKETVRLIEEKISATSS; this comes from the coding sequence ATGAATGACTTAAAATCATGGCCCTTTGTTGAAGCGCGCAAAATTTTAGAGCGCATTGGCCATAAAACACCTGAAAAAGGATATGTGTTACTGGAGACGGGATATGGGCCATCGGGACTTCCGCATATTGGCACATTTGCTGAAGTTTTAAGAACAACAATGGTGAAAAACGCTTTTTCTCAACTTTCCGATATTCCCGTGAAAATATTTTGCGTATCGGATGATATGGACGGATTTCGAAAAGTTCCTTTAAATGTTCCAAATCAAGAGATGTTACAAAAGCATTTAAACCAACCTCTTACAAAAGTTCCTGACCCATATGAAACTTACGAATCATTTGCACATCATAACAATGCAAGATTGCAAGGCTTCCTAAATCATTTTGGGTTTGAGTATGAATTCGTCAGCTCAACAGCGGAGTATCAAAAAGGCACTTACAACGAAACGCTCAGGCAAATCCTTGAGCATTATGATGATATTATGAAAGTCATGCTACCTACACTCGGCCCTGATCGACAAAAAACTTACAGCCCTTTCTTACCGATTTGCCCAAGAACAGGTGCTGTTTTGCAGGTTAAAGCTGAAAGCGTGGATACAGAAGCTTATACAATGACTTACAAAGATCCAGAAACGCAAGAACTTGTTACAGTTTCTGTATTAAATGGCGCATGTAAACTACAGTGGAAAATTGATTGGCCTATGCGTTGGATGGCTTTTGACGTTGATTTTGAAATGTATGGAAAAGACTTGATCGACTCCGTTACAATTGGACGAAAAATTTGCAAAATCTTGAAAAAAAATCCGCCAGCAGGTGATTTTGTTGAGTTATTTTTAGATGAAGATGGACAAAAAATCTCTAAATCCAAAGGTAAGGGCTTTACCATGGAAGATTGGCTGAAATATGGCCCACAAGAAAGCTTGTCTTATTATATCTATCAAAACCCAAAGCGTGCAAAACGCTTATTCTTTGATGTCATCCCGCGCGCAACAGATGAATATATGAGTTTTATGATCAAATATCAAGATGCGCCTACTCCTGATAACCCTGTGTGGCATGTGCACTACACGCACCCACCAAAACAAACATGTGACCTGCCTTTTACATTACTGCTAAACCTTGTCTCAGTTTCTGGAAGTGACGATGCGGAGATTATTTGGGGCTTCGTGCAAAAGAACCAGCCGCATATCATCAGAACAGAGTTTATAAAGCGATTAGTTAAACATGCAATCGCCTATTACAAAGACTTTGTGCATAAAGATTATCGCGCGCCAACAAGTCAAGAAAAAGAGGCTTTGAAAGACTTAATTGGTGAGTTGCAAAACATCAATGAAGGTACAGATGCGAAAGACATTCAACATATCGTATTCGAAGTAGGTAAACGCAACGGATTTACAGATTTAAAAGCATGGTTTGGATCTTTATATGAAATATTACTCGGTCAAAAAGAAGGGCCACGTATGGGTTCATTTATTGCACTTTATGGACTAAAGGAGACGGTAAGGTTGATTGAGGAAAAAATAAGCGCAACTTCATCCTGA
- a CDS encoding RsmD family RNA methyltransferase, with amino-acid sequence MRIISGFRKGKKLERPLNIRPTRDFVKEAIFNIIGSCQDLVVADVCAGSGALGIEALSRGAKKAVFIEKDKKNCAIIQKNLRGFGNVILSERRELRHSERSEESSHSNTQEDPSPSTQDDRELPQDVGAVIINQPFESVANLTADLVFFDPPYENEALYQKIFEMNWKVKTLVIESDKPIKPPFNSSYKFKEQRKYGSTYISLIVF; translated from the coding sequence ATGCGTATTATTTCTGGTTTCCGAAAGGGTAAGAAACTTGAACGTCCACTCAACATAAGACCAACAAGGGATTTCGTAAAAGAAGCGATATTTAATATTATAGGGTCATGCCAAGATTTAGTCGTAGCGGATGTTTGTGCAGGGAGTGGGGCGTTAGGGATAGAGGCGTTATCGCGAGGTGCAAAGAAGGCTGTTTTTATTGAGAAAGATAAAAAGAATTGTGCGATAATTCAAAAGAATCTTCGGGGATTTGGCAACGTTATCTTGAGTGAGCGTAGGGAACTTCGTCATTCTGAGCGTAGCGAAGAATCTTCTCACAGTAATACTCAAGAAGATCCTTCACCTTCGACTCAGGATGACAGGGAATTGCCTCAGGATGTTGGCGCGGTAATCATCAATCAGCCATTTGAGAGTGTGGCAAATTTAACAGCTGATCTTGTTTTTTTTGATCCACCTTATGAAAATGAGGCGCTTTATCAGAAAATATTTGAAATGAATTGGAAAGTAAAAACGCTGGTGATTGAATCTGACAAGCCCATAAAGCCCCCGTTCAACAGTTCATATAAATTTAAGGAGCAAAGAAAATACGGTTCAACTTATATCAGTCTGATTGTTTTCTAA
- the tuf gene encoding elongation factor Tu, with translation MAKEKFERNKPHVNIGTIGHVDHGKTTLTAAITTVLAKAGGAQAKGYADIDAAPEEKARGITINTAHVEYETAKRHYAHVDCPGHADYVKNMITGAAQMDGGILVVSATDGPMPQTREHIVLARQVGVPALVIFLNKCDMVDDEEMLELVEMEIRELLSKYDFDGDNTPIIRGSALKALEGDTGPLGEEAIMKLMDAVDAYIPEPQRPVDQPFLMPIEDVFTITGRGTVATGRIERGVIKVGEEVEIVGLRDTQKTTVTGVEMFRKLLDEGQAGDNAGILLRGTKREDIERGQVLCKPGSVKPHKKFEAEIYALTKEEGGRHTPFFKGYRPQCYFRTTDVTGDVELPAGVEMVMPGDNVKMTITLLKPIAMEERLRFAIREGGRTVGSGVVSKIIE, from the coding sequence ATGGCTAAAGAGAAGTTCGAACGAAATAAGCCCCACGTTAACATAGGAACAATTGGGCACGTTGACCACGGTAAAACAACTTTGACAGCAGCAATTACGACTGTTTTAGCAAAAGCAGGCGGAGCACAAGCAAAAGGGTACGCAGATATTGACGCTGCGCCAGAGGAAAAAGCGCGTGGTATTACGATTAACACAGCGCACGTTGAATATGAAACTGCAAAACGCCACTATGCGCACGTAGACTGCCCTGGACACGCTGACTACGTAAAGAACATGATCACAGGTGCTGCGCAAATGGACGGCGGTATTCTTGTGGTATCTGCAACAGACGGACCAATGCCTCAAACAAGAGAGCACATCGTATTGGCGCGCCAAGTTGGTGTTCCAGCGCTTGTTATATTTTTAAACAAATGCGATATGGTTGATGACGAAGAAATGCTTGAGCTTGTTGAAATGGAAATTCGTGAGCTTTTGAGTAAGTATGACTTTGATGGAGATAATACGCCGATTATTCGCGGCTCTGCATTAAAAGCGCTTGAAGGTGACACAGGACCTCTTGGAGAAGAGGCGATTATGAAGCTTATGGATGCGGTAGACGCTTACATCCCAGAGCCACAAAGACCAGTGGATCAACCTTTCTTGATGCCAATTGAGGATGTTTTCACAATTACAGGTCGTGGAACAGTTGCAACAGGTCGTATCGAACGTGGTGTGATTAAGGTTGGTGAAGAAGTTGAGATTGTTGGTCTTCGTGACACGCAAAAAACAACTGTTACAGGCGTGGAAATGTTCAGAAAACTTCTTGATGAAGGTCAAGCAGGTGACAACGCTGGTATTCTCCTTCGTGGTACAAAAAGAGAAGATATCGAAAGAGGCCAAGTTCTTTGTAAGCCAGGTTCCGTGAAACCACACAAGAAGTTCGAAGCTGAGATTTACGCTTTGACAAAAGAAGAAGGTGGACGTCATACACCATTCTTTAAAGGTTATAGACCACAATGTTACTTCAGAACAACTGACGTTACAGGTGACGTTGAGTTGCCAGCAGGTGTTGAAATGGTAATGCCTGGAGATAACGTAAAAATGACAATTACGCTTCTAAAGCCAATTGCGATGGAAGAAAGACTTCGTTTCGCGATTCGTGAAGGTGGTCGTACAGTTGGTTCAGGTGTTGTTTCTAAGATTATTGAATAA
- a CDS encoding PAS domain-containing protein, whose amino-acid sequence MHQDPKSIIDTLQQIHNGKTHIGEYLSLIFNNMPISVYWKDTNYIMQGCNQYTADLFDTSRENIIGKTEFDYVFNTLDAEYYRAVDKKVISQERSEINIIEPVHTSKDTCTLWSSTKMPYYDENGTVAGVVGFTMQINPAAFSSIPLINELQNLKNEENYYIHANAQIIRLTARQAECLMHLSMGKTFKQIALLIDREIRTVESHLESLKRKLGVNSTSALIDCFWKNPIKWF is encoded by the coding sequence ATGCATCAAGATCCGAAATCCATTATCGACACATTGCAGCAAATCCACAATGGCAAAACACATATCGGAGAATATCTCAGCCTCATTTTTAATAACATGCCAATCAGCGTTTATTGGAAAGATACAAACTACATTATGCAGGGCTGTAACCAATATACAGCTGATTTGTTTGACACTTCTCGAGAAAACATAATAGGAAAAACAGAATTTGATTATGTGTTTAACACTTTAGATGCAGAATACTACAGGGCGGTTGACAAAAAAGTTATATCACAAGAAAGGTCTGAAATAAATATTATTGAACCAGTGCATACCAGTAAAGATACATGCACACTTTGGTCTTCAACAAAAATGCCATATTATGATGAAAATGGCACAGTAGCAGGGGTTGTTGGTTTTACTATGCAGATCAATCCAGCGGCATTTTCAAGCATACCGTTAATCAACGAACTGCAAAATCTTAAAAATGAGGAAAATTATTACATCCATGCAAATGCACAGATTATTCGATTAACAGCCCGACAGGCAGAATGCTTAATGCATCTCTCTATGGGGAAAACCTTCAAACAAATTGCGCTTTTAATTGATCGTGAAATACGAACAGTTGAGAGTCATCTAGAAAGCTTAAAACGAAAATTAGGTGTGAATAGCACTTCAGCGCTTATTGATTGTTTTTGGAAGAATCCTATTAAGTGGTTTTAA
- a CDS encoding UDP-N-acetylmuramoyl-L-alanine--D-glutamate ligase, whose protein sequence is MKLILGYSKTGESVARFLAKTGEKFVIYDDKNPVDLPEYDIVIKSPGVPLSHPLCAGKKVITDLDLFKPRAKVIALTGSSGKTTLATLIYNFLKANNIETALGGNIGIPVLDLPVLSENGIYILEMSSFQLETEPALEIDIAIFLNFMPNHLDRHETMEKYFQAKMNIFKHAKAGIVSPQVRHGERAAALAKAAAWPSMDHHGAFHAPRDDNPAAILEKVAELLNLSKTHIPSVIKNLEPLEHRLEKIAEKNNVIYINDSKSTTFFSVAYGIDNTKDLGEIHLIMGGLLKENDPSYLLPFLSHVKHLYIFGQDREKIRQLFNTGETFETLEDVMTHLKLNPKKKSVVLLSPGGTSFDLYQNYIERGKHFKAIVKNIPSHL, encoded by the coding sequence ATGAAACTTATCTTAGGCTATTCAAAAACAGGTGAATCTGTTGCGAGATTTCTTGCAAAAACAGGTGAGAAGTTTGTTATTTATGATGACAAGAATCCTGTAGACCTACCAGAATACGATATTGTTATTAAAAGCCCAGGCGTCCCTTTATCTCACCCCCTATGCGCCGGCAAAAAAGTTATTACAGATCTGGATTTATTCAAACCAAGAGCTAAGGTAATTGCGCTTACAGGTTCCAGTGGTAAAACAACCCTAGCTACACTTATTTACAATTTTTTAAAAGCGAATAATATTGAAACAGCCCTTGGAGGGAATATTGGCATTCCTGTTCTGGATCTGCCTGTTTTATCTGAAAATGGTATCTATATTTTAGAAATGTCTTCTTTCCAACTAGAAACAGAACCGGCTCTAGAGATTGATATAGCAATCTTCCTAAATTTTATGCCAAATCACTTGGATCGCCATGAAACTATGGAAAAATATTTTCAAGCAAAAATGAATATTTTTAAGCATGCGAAAGCAGGGATAGTTTCGCCGCAAGTGCGTCATGGCGAGCGCGCCGCAGCCTTGGCGAAGGCGGCGGCGTGGCCATCCATGGATCACCACGGCGCATTTCATGCGCCTCGTGATGACAACCCAGCAGCAATTCTTGAAAAAGTCGCTGAACTACTAAACCTGTCCAAAACCCACATACCATCAGTTATTAAAAACCTTGAACCTTTGGAGCATAGACTCGAAAAAATTGCAGAAAAAAATAACGTTATTTATATTAACGACTCAAAATCCACCACATTTTTCTCAGTTGCTTATGGCATTGACAACACAAAAGATTTGGGAGAAATTCATTTGATTATGGGTGGATTGCTGAAAGAGAATGACCCATCTTATTTGCTGCCCTTTTTGTCTCATGTAAAACATCTCTATATCTTTGGGCAGGACCGTGAAAAAATTCGACAATTGTTCAATACAGGTGAAACCTTCGAAACTCTAGAAGACGTAATGACACACCTGAAACTTAACCCCAAAAAAAAATCCGTTGTCTTGTTATCACCTGGCGGCACAAGTTTTGATCTTTATCAGAACTATATTGAACGCGGTAAACACTTTAAAGCTATCGTAAAAAATATACCTTCGCATTTATAG